One window of Thermocoleostomius sinensis A174 genomic DNA carries:
- a CDS encoding FHA domain-containing protein translates to MLKLKSVNFEQRQFQNHHLDQSYPGQTEWVIGRNTTSDLVLPSPEVSRVHGQIIYNDDTYHFVDVGSTSGTLLNGEAVLVHDRRPLRPGDLLQIGETFLYVEELSPPTPVSFVPAPVATLPLPDQLWTEGDLQCRCCRIIDETADVKTFCFVAEPPVLFTYQPGQFVNVQVEIDGKPVIRPYSISSSPTRPYHLSITVKRVSSPPDQPDAPPGLVSNWLHDHLQVGDRINFIGGPIGHFTCLPNLPSKLLLISAGSGITPMMSMSRWVQDSLADCDIVFLHSARSANDLVFRTELETMAAQMPNFHLAITVTRQLSGHAWMGYTGRISKSLLHLVAPDLLERSVFVCGPDGFMQGVKSMLEAMSFPMQNYQQESFGGKKPTVSNTKTTVPVETRPDQATVILSNGNLNNGNGHRVANSVTSKSAPMVSFAKSNKEVVADDCSSILELAEQEGIAIPNACRVGACGACKVVTRQGQVRYDAPPAALSDKDQQAGYALACVGYPVDRVVVEA, encoded by the coding sequence ATGCTGAAACTGAAATCAGTAAATTTTGAGCAGCGTCAATTTCAAAATCATCACCTCGATCAGTCCTATCCCGGTCAAACAGAATGGGTGATTGGTCGTAATACCACCTCTGACTTAGTATTGCCCAGTCCAGAAGTGAGTCGAGTGCACGGACAAATTATTTACAACGACGATACCTATCATTTTGTTGATGTCGGCAGCACCTCTGGAACGCTGCTGAATGGTGAAGCGGTGCTTGTGCACGATCGCCGTCCCCTCCGTCCGGGCGATTTACTACAAATTGGCGAAACGTTTTTGTATGTCGAAGAACTCTCCCCGCCAACGCCTGTTTCATTTGTGCCTGCTCCTGTCGCCACCTTGCCGTTACCCGATCAACTGTGGACAGAAGGAGACTTGCAGTGCCGTTGTTGTCGCATCATTGACGAAACAGCCGACGTTAAGACGTTTTGCTTTGTCGCTGAACCACCCGTTTTATTCACCTATCAACCAGGGCAGTTTGTGAATGTGCAAGTGGAAATTGATGGTAAACCTGTCATTCGCCCTTATTCCATTTCCTCTTCGCCCACTCGTCCCTATCATCTCAGCATTACCGTTAAGCGAGTGTCTTCCCCTCCGGATCAACCTGATGCGCCACCGGGATTAGTTTCCAATTGGTTACATGATCATCTTCAGGTAGGCGATCGCATTAACTTCATTGGTGGCCCGATTGGTCACTTCACCTGTTTACCCAATTTACCCTCCAAGCTACTGTTGATTTCTGCCGGAAGCGGCATCACCCCCATGATGTCTATGTCTCGTTGGGTACAAGACAGTTTGGCTGATTGCGATATTGTTTTTCTGCACAGTGCCCGCAGCGCCAACGATTTAGTCTTTCGCACCGAGTTAGAAACAATGGCAGCCCAAATGCCCAACTTTCACCTCGCCATCACAGTGACGCGCCAACTGTCTGGTCACGCTTGGATGGGCTATACAGGACGCATTTCTAAATCACTGTTGCACTTAGTTGCTCCCGATCTTTTAGAACGATCGGTCTTTGTCTGTGGGCCAGATGGATTCATGCAAGGTGTTAAATCCATGCTCGAAGCCATGAGCTTTCCGATGCAAAATTATCAACAAGAGAGTTTTGGTGGCAAAAAGCCAACGGTATCAAACACAAAGACAACTGTACCTGTGGAAACCCGCCCCGACCAAGCCACGGTTATTCTCAGCAACGGCAACCTCAACAACGGCAATGGGCATCGCGTGGCTAACAGCGTCACCTCAAAATCTGCACCAATGGTTAGCTTTGCCAAGTCCAACAAAGAGGTTGTGGCCGATGATTGCTCATCAATTTTAGAGTTAGCCGAGCAAGAAGGCATCGCTATTCCCAACGCCTGCCGCGTGGGGGCTTGTGGAGCCTGCAAAGTAGTGACGCGCCAAGGTCAAGTGCGATATGATGCGCCCCCGGCTGCTCTTTCTGACAAAGATCAACAGGCAGGTTATGCCTTAGCGTGCGTGGGCTATCCAGTTGATCGGGTGGTGGTAGAAGCCTAG
- a CDS encoding serine/threonine-protein kinase, whose product MIGQLLAGRYLILKKLGAGGFSETYLARDKYLPRHPVCVVKYLNVSPDSAISPETAQRLFETEARILDQLGRQHAQIPTLYAYCHEQEQIYQVQEYIDGENLRDWIKQGRRLIGEAAIDLLQSVLPVLEYIHSHRVIHRDIKPSNLIRRRRDGQVVLIDFGAACFLAETDTQTQPDSDDTPIVIGTPGYMPDEQQLGMSQMNSDLYALGMLTIQLLTGIQPRQFQQDLISGELNWQRHLHESSGHSTLSAEFIAILERMVRSHPHNRYQSAADVLSDLQALPLDRPHRRSTRQWVVPNWQRSVQRVWKPAITAVLLSSLLGAGYFYSQEDPNLTLSRLALLTRSATVDLSILRDWSVDVEIDRLLVAPNNQTIVAAGSDHVLYLWSLSNETAQQSLSGHTGRINAIGMSQDSRLLVSGSDDRTLRLWDAVSGQVLQTLEGLPAPVTAVALSADANTLASGDQTGTIRLWDVTTGALLKTIDASETAITALVYGAQPEQLISASGNRLLVWDLVADRIHRQFAGHTGTILGLQRVDQLLVSVGDDRALVWNLEREELMQVCSEKSAKTVTASLNDQQMITVNNNGSIRVWGARAGRLVEEKTGDLGQSLNVALSPDHRFLVSWNPDHRLQVWQMSAALP is encoded by the coding sequence ATGATAGGACAACTATTAGCCGGACGCTATTTGATCTTGAAAAAGTTAGGTGCGGGTGGATTCAGCGAAACCTACTTGGCTCGCGACAAATATCTGCCGCGACATCCAGTTTGCGTTGTTAAATACTTGAATGTATCGCCAGATAGCGCTATTTCTCCAGAAACAGCACAGCGATTATTTGAAACAGAAGCACGCATTCTTGATCAACTAGGACGACAACATGCGCAAATTCCAACCCTGTATGCTTATTGCCATGAACAGGAACAAATTTATCAAGTTCAGGAATACATCGATGGTGAAAACCTGCGAGATTGGATCAAACAAGGACGGCGCTTGATTGGAGAAGCGGCGATCGATCTATTGCAGAGCGTACTACCTGTCTTGGAATATATTCATTCCCATCGCGTGATTCACCGCGATATCAAACCCAGCAATTTAATTCGTCGTCGTCGAGATGGTCAAGTCGTTTTGATTGACTTTGGAGCCGCCTGTTTTCTTGCCGAAACTGACACTCAAACACAACCCGATAGCGACGATACCCCGATCGTCATTGGTACGCCCGGTTATATGCCAGACGAGCAGCAATTGGGAATGTCGCAGATGAATAGCGATCTGTACGCTCTAGGCATGTTGACCATTCAATTGCTTACGGGGATACAACCCCGTCAATTTCAGCAAGATTTAATCTCAGGAGAACTCAATTGGCAGCGGCATCTGCACGAATCGTCAGGGCATTCCACGCTTTCGGCTGAGTTCATCGCCATTCTAGAACGAATGGTGCGGAGCCATCCTCACAATCGCTATCAGTCTGCTGCTGATGTGCTGTCTGATTTGCAAGCCCTGCCTCTCGATCGTCCTCATCGTCGATCGACTCGTCAATGGGTGGTGCCAAACTGGCAGCGATCGGTGCAACGAGTGTGGAAACCCGCTATCACGGCTGTTTTACTGTCTAGTCTGTTAGGTGCTGGTTATTTCTATAGTCAAGAAGATCCCAACCTGACACTGTCTAGATTAGCCCTGCTCACCCGATCTGCGACGGTAGATTTAAGCATCTTGCGCGACTGGTCGGTTGATGTGGAGATCGATCGTCTCTTGGTTGCCCCCAACAATCAAACGATTGTCGCGGCTGGTTCGGATCACGTCTTATATTTGTGGTCATTAAGCAATGAAACTGCCCAACAGTCGCTCAGCGGGCATACGGGCAGAATTAATGCGATCGGGATGAGTCAAGATAGTCGGTTGTTGGTAAGTGGCAGTGACGACCGAACCCTGCGGTTGTGGGATGCGGTGTCCGGACAAGTGTTGCAGACCCTTGAGGGGCTTCCAGCACCCGTGACAGCCGTTGCCCTAAGTGCCGATGCGAACACGTTGGCTAGTGGCGACCAAACTGGAACCATTCGGCTGTGGGATGTGACGACTGGCGCATTGCTAAAGACCATTGATGCATCTGAGACTGCAATTACCGCGCTAGTCTATGGAGCACAGCCAGAGCAATTGATCAGTGCCAGCGGCAATCGCTTACTCGTTTGGGATTTGGTGGCTGATAGAATTCATCGCCAATTTGCCGGACATACCGGAACTATCCTCGGTTTACAACGGGTTGATCAGTTGCTCGTGAGTGTTGGTGACGATCGCGCCTTGGTGTGGAATCTTGAGCGCGAAGAATTGATGCAAGTGTGTTCCGAGAAGTCAGCAAAAACCGTGACAGCATCGCTGAATGACCAACAGATGATTACCGTCAATAACAATGGCAGTATTCGAGTTTGGGGAGCGCGGGCTGGACGCTTGGTAGAGGAAAAGACGGGTGATTTGGGACAAAGTTTGAATGTGGCCCTCAGCCCCGATCATCGTTTTTTGGTCAGTTGGAACCCCGATCATCGATTGCAAGTTTGGCAAATGAGTGCAGCACTGCCTTGA
- a CDS encoding winged helix-turn-helix domain-containing protein, giving the protein MRALLVAHERGTARFIQQGLARAGYAVDVAVDGQAGLNDVLGTDYDVIILDIVSPLIDGLRWLREFRTKRLKPPVLFLFSREGMEERLEFNLSTLNLEANDYLVKPFVFSELLVRLRSLLRRPSALTDTLLQVGDLEMDTVAHQVRWHNQEIHLSVREFALLEYLMRHSGQVLTRAQIAQQVWNFKYTSDTKVIDVYIGYLRRKLNQGAAKVPIQTVRGVGYRLSL; this is encoded by the coding sequence ATGCGCGCACTCTTAGTTGCACACGAACGCGGTACAGCCCGATTTATTCAGCAAGGACTCGCTCGTGCTGGCTATGCAGTGGATGTTGCGGTGGATGGTCAGGCTGGCTTGAATGACGTGCTCGGTACTGATTACGATGTCATCATCTTAGATATTGTGTCACCGCTAATAGATGGGCTTCGCTGGTTGCGGGAATTTCGCACAAAACGCTTAAAGCCGCCTGTACTGTTTCTATTTTCCCGTGAAGGGATGGAGGAACGGCTCGAATTCAATCTAAGCACCTTGAATCTGGAAGCGAATGATTACTTAGTGAAGCCGTTTGTTTTTTCAGAATTATTGGTGCGTCTACGATCGTTATTACGGCGCCCCTCGGCTTTGACCGATACCCTATTGCAGGTTGGCGATCTAGAAATGGATACGGTTGCTCACCAAGTACGATGGCATAATCAGGAAATTCACTTGAGCGTTCGTGAATTCGCACTATTAGAATACTTGATGCGACATTCGGGGCAAGTGTTAACCCGTGCTCAAATTGCACAACAGGTGTGGAATTTTAAGTACACTAGCGACACGAAAGTGATTGACGTTTATATTGGGTATTTGAGACGAAAGTTGAATCAAGGTGCAGCGAAGGTTCCGATTCAGACCGTCCGTGGGGTGGGATACCGCTTGAGCTTGTAG
- a CDS encoding PAS domain-containing protein has translation MQSKISLEFLAKLLDPICIYDEQGQTVYASPKFLEAFESNAEEVNFFQYFPSDITPMSALIDGWQRALQGETVLFVLRSKTQVELECSLQFNPDAKLMFLSARRSTLGAYVDQLISEYEQLLLTLFNHPNVAAIVVDFNGRIVRASAKLHEMLGTQPDEEIYLETFVHPEDKFIDLNLRQRLLDGEIKTYTIEKRLISRRGDVTWINASVSLITLSSSINCAQRYLVALLEDITENKKIYAALIHTEAKWKAFVLNSLSLFLQTSRTGQIIYASPAVEHILGYTEEALLGVHVTSLIHPEDIAIFEEALPVWTSSIYSQRAGIECRWKTQSSNSVYLYTQGRRFPLALGMDGLIISGHDITVRKQAEAELRRSDAINRIMIQLLPNLMRCLSQLDGLQELAYARNLQFP, from the coding sequence ATGCAATCAAAGATCTCCCTGGAGTTTCTAGCCAAACTGCTAGATCCTATTTGTATATACGACGAACAGGGTCAAACGGTTTACGCCAGCCCCAAATTTCTAGAAGCTTTTGAGTCTAACGCAGAAGAGGTCAATTTTTTTCAGTACTTTCCATCTGACATCACCCCCATGTCAGCGTTAATTGACGGCTGGCAACGTGCCCTCCAGGGTGAAACCGTTTTGTTTGTACTCCGCTCTAAAACACAGGTCGAACTTGAATGTTCGCTGCAATTCAATCCGGATGCAAAGTTGATGTTTTTAAGTGCTAGAAGGTCTACCTTGGGGGCTTATGTAGATCAGCTAATCAGTGAATATGAACAGCTATTGTTGACCTTATTCAATCATCCCAACGTGGCAGCGATCGTCGTTGATTTTAATGGGCGGATTGTTCGTGCCAGTGCCAAACTGCATGAAATGTTGGGGACACAACCCGATGAAGAGATCTATCTTGAAACATTTGTACATCCGGAAGATAAATTCATTGATCTGAATTTACGACAGCGCTTACTTGATGGAGAGATTAAAACCTATACGATCGAAAAACGCTTGATCTCACGACGAGGAGATGTGACTTGGATCAATGCCAGCGTGTCACTGATTACTTTATCCAGCAGCATCAACTGTGCGCAGCGATATTTGGTGGCACTATTAGAAGACATCACAGAAAATAAAAAAATTTATGCTGCGTTGATTCACACTGAAGCAAAATGGAAGGCGTTTGTTCTCAATAGTTTGAGCTTATTTCTTCAAACTAGCCGTACTGGACAAATTATTTACGCTAGCCCAGCAGTAGAGCACATTTTAGGCTATACCGAGGAAGCCCTGTTGGGAGTTCATGTAACCAGCTTAATTCACCCAGAAGACATCGCAATTTTTGAAGAAGCTTTGCCAGTTTGGACAAGCAGTATATATTCCCAGCGGGCAGGCATTGAATGTCGTTGGAAAACTCAATCCTCAAACTCGGTATACCTTTATACACAAGGACGGCGATTTCCGTTGGCGTTGGGTATGGATGGTCTTATCATCAGCGGTCATGACATTACGGTGCGAAAGCAAGCTGAAGCCGAATTACGCCGGAGTGACGCTATCAACCGCATTATGATACAACTACTACCAAATTTAATGCGTTGTCTCAGTCAACTTGATGGACTACAGGAGCTAGCCTATGCTCGCAACCTTCAATTTCCTTAG
- the pntB gene encoding Re/Si-specific NAD(P)(+) transhydrogenase subunit beta, with amino-acid sequence MSSNLLTVAYIAASALFILSLGGLSDQETARKGNLYGILGMVIAVGATALTSVMGGGYAILGAAVIPGVVIGAIVASRVAMTSMPELVAVLHSFVGAAAVLVGIANHLQSGQPLVGAEETIHKLEIFIGVFIGAVTFTGSLIAFGKLRTILPSKPLLLPARHALNLGLLAVSVWLGVLFMGAENSDGLLPLLIMTGLAALLGVHLILAIGGADMPVVISMLNSYSGWSAAAAGFMLSNDLLIITGALVGSSGAILSYIMCRAMNRHFLSVILGGFGAGSGTGNQGSRPTGEATSTTVEDTIDLLLNAQSVIITPGYGMAVAQAQHSVSEITKVLRQRGVEVRFGIHPVAGRLPGHMNVLLAEANVPYDIVLEMDEINDDFPKTDVVLVIGANDTVNPSALEDPSSPIAGMPVLEVWKANTVIVMKRSMASGYAGVENPLFYKDNTRMLFGDAKKNLDAILSQLSQQDDRVTSPVLAVSTR; translated from the coding sequence ATGTCCAGCAACCTTTTAACCGTCGCTTATATTGCGGCGAGCGCCTTGTTCATCCTTAGCTTGGGCGGATTGTCAGATCAAGAAACAGCCCGTAAAGGCAATCTATATGGCATTCTCGGCATGGTAATTGCGGTTGGGGCTACGGCCTTGACTAGCGTTATGGGCGGAGGCTATGCCATCCTGGGTGCGGCGGTCATTCCGGGTGTCGTGATTGGGGCGATTGTCGCGTCTCGCGTGGCAATGACCTCGATGCCGGAACTAGTGGCAGTTTTGCATAGTTTTGTTGGAGCCGCAGCAGTGCTGGTGGGCATTGCGAACCATCTCCAATCGGGGCAACCTCTGGTTGGGGCAGAAGAAACCATCCACAAACTAGAAATTTTCATTGGTGTCTTCATTGGGGCAGTGACCTTTACTGGGTCGCTCATTGCCTTCGGAAAACTGCGGACGATTCTGCCCAGTAAACCACTATTGCTACCGGCTCGCCATGCGCTGAATTTAGGGCTATTGGCGGTGTCGGTATGGTTGGGTGTGTTGTTTATGGGGGCAGAAAACTCAGATGGACTGTTGCCACTCCTGATCATGACGGGATTGGCGGCCCTATTGGGTGTTCATCTGATTTTGGCGATCGGTGGGGCTGATATGCCTGTTGTAATCTCAATGCTCAACAGCTATTCCGGGTGGTCCGCCGCCGCTGCCGGGTTCATGTTGTCTAATGATCTCTTGATTATTACGGGTGCCCTAGTAGGCAGCAGTGGCGCCATTCTTAGCTACATCATGTGTCGAGCCATGAATCGTCATTTTCTCAGCGTGATTTTAGGTGGATTTGGTGCGGGGAGTGGAACCGGAAACCAGGGTAGTCGTCCCACGGGTGAAGCAACGTCAACGACCGTCGAAGACACGATCGATCTACTGCTAAATGCGCAAAGCGTGATTATTACGCCGGGCTATGGCATGGCAGTGGCACAAGCCCAGCATTCAGTCTCAGAAATTACAAAAGTGTTGCGTCAGCGAGGCGTTGAGGTGCGGTTTGGCATTCATCCAGTCGCAGGTCGCTTGCCGGGGCATATGAATGTGCTACTAGCAGAGGCAAATGTGCCCTATGACATTGTTTTAGAAATGGACGAGATTAACGATGACTTTCCGAAAACTGATGTGGTGTTGGTCATTGGAGCCAATGACACGGTCAACCCCAGCGCCCTAGAAGACCCCAGTAGCCCGATCGCCGGAATGCCTGTTTTGGAAGTGTGGAAAGCTAACACCGTGATTGTGATGAAACGCAGCATGGCCAGTGGCTATGCCGGAGTAGAAAACCCACTGTTTTATAAAGACAATACGCGCATGTTGTTTGGCGATGCCAAGAAAAATCTAGACGCCATTCTCAGTCAATTATCTCAGCAGGACGATCGGGTTACATCACCTGTGTTGGCAGTTTCGACTCGTTAA
- the pntA gene encoding Re/Si-specific NAD(P)(+) transhydrogenase subunit alpha, producing MTATVEPQTSNLSAEAGSKTVLSVGIPKEIIPGECRVAATPDTAKLLQKMGFHVLIERDAGIAANFPNEAYQQAGCEVVDDVEALWHTADIVLKVRSPEFHPHLNKSEVDLVHEGQTLISFIYPAQNPQLLETLAARKVTVLAMDAVPRISRAQKMDALSSMANIAGYRAVIEAANQFGRFFTGQITAAGKVPPAKVLVIGAGVAGLAAIGAARGLGAIVRAFDTRLVVKEQVQSLGAEFLELQFAEDGSGEGGYAKTMSDEFIQAEMALFADQAKEVDIIITTALIPGKKAPILITRQMVETMKEGSVIVDMAAEQGGNCEVTRPGDVYRYHGVTVIGFTDLPSRMATQSSQLYGTNLCHLLKDMGGSENFKVDLTDEVVRGALVSHNGAITYPPPKPAAAPAKSASQPATAAPPTPETPPSRNSVTTLLMPALIGAALLGIGLTAPPSFLSHFTVFVLACFVGWQVIWNVKPALHTPLMSVTNAISGIIIIGGMLQISGSLTSATTILGAIAILIGTINIAGGFLVTQRMLKMFQK from the coding sequence ATGACAGCAACGGTTGAACCACAGACCAGTAACCTGTCTGCCGAAGCAGGATCTAAGACAGTCCTTAGTGTTGGAATTCCCAAGGAAATTATTCCAGGTGAATGTCGAGTGGCAGCAACGCCCGACACGGCTAAACTGTTGCAGAAGATGGGGTTTCATGTGCTCATTGAACGAGATGCCGGAATCGCTGCCAATTTTCCCAATGAAGCTTATCAACAAGCGGGGTGTGAAGTCGTGGATGATGTGGAAGCACTATGGCACACTGCCGATATTGTGCTAAAGGTACGATCGCCCGAATTCCATCCTCACCTCAACAAGTCTGAAGTCGATCTGGTGCATGAAGGGCAAACCCTCATAAGTTTTATCTATCCAGCGCAAAATCCGCAGCTGTTGGAAACGCTTGCGGCCCGCAAAGTCACGGTGCTGGCAATGGATGCTGTACCCCGCATCAGTCGCGCTCAGAAAATGGATGCGCTGAGTTCGATGGCTAATATTGCGGGATATCGTGCAGTCATTGAGGCGGCCAACCAGTTTGGGCGATTCTTCACCGGGCAAATTACGGCGGCTGGGAAAGTGCCACCTGCTAAAGTTCTGGTGATTGGTGCAGGAGTGGCAGGTTTGGCGGCGATTGGAGCGGCCAGAGGGCTGGGGGCGATCGTGCGGGCATTTGACACTCGCCTAGTCGTCAAAGAGCAGGTACAGAGTTTAGGAGCAGAATTCCTGGAGCTTCAGTTCGCCGAAGATGGTTCTGGGGAAGGCGGCTATGCCAAAACCATGAGCGATGAATTTATTCAGGCAGAAATGGCATTGTTTGCCGATCAAGCTAAAGAAGTAGACATCATCATTACCACAGCGCTGATTCCTGGTAAAAAAGCCCCGATTCTCATCACCCGTCAGATGGTGGAAACTATGAAGGAAGGTTCGGTGATTGTGGACATGGCTGCTGAACAAGGTGGCAACTGTGAAGTCACCCGTCCTGGCGACGTGTATCGCTATCATGGCGTCACTGTAATTGGATTCACCGATTTGCCTAGTCGGATGGCGACCCAGTCGAGTCAACTGTACGGCACAAACTTATGCCATTTGCTTAAAGATATGGGCGGCTCGGAAAACTTCAAGGTTGATCTCACCGATGAAGTTGTGCGGGGTGCGCTCGTCTCCCATAATGGCGCAATTACCTATCCCCCTCCCAAACCTGCGGCTGCTCCAGCTAAATCCGCTTCCCAACCTGCCACCGCTGCACCACCCACGCCCGAAACACCTCCTTCTAGGAATTCAGTAACCACCCTATTAATGCCAGCTTTAATTGGGGCTGCGTTGTTGGGAATTGGTCTCACGGCTCCTCCGTCCTTCTTGTCCCATTTCACCGTGTTTGTCTTGGCTTGCTTCGTTGGTTGGCAGGTGATTTGGAACGTGAAGCCAGCGCTGCACACCCCCCTAATGAGCGTCACCAACGCCATCAGCGGCATCATTATTATTGGTGGCATGTTGCAAATTTCTGGCTCGCTTACCTCTGCTACAACGATTTTGGGTGCGATCGCCATTCTGATTGGCACGATCAACATTGCAGGCGGTTTTCTGGTGACACAGCGCATGTTGAAAATGTTTCAGAAATAA
- a CDS encoding long-chain acyl-[acyl-carrier-protein] reductase has translation MFGLIGHLTSLEHAQSVARELGYPEYADQGLDFWCSAPPQIVDTIKVTSTTGQQIEGRYVESCFLPEMLASRRIKAATRKIVNAMAHAQKHGINITALGGFSSIIFENFNLQQIQQVRNIKLEFERFTTGNTHTAYIICRQVEQVSKQLGMNLSDATVAICGATGDIGSAICRWLNARTDVQELLLIARNQERLQSLQQELGRGKVMALEEALPQADIIVWVASMPKGVEIDPTRLKQPCLLIDGGYPKNLAKTVKYPGVYVLNGGIVEHSLDIDWRIMKIVNMDVPARQLFACFAESMLLEFEKLYTNFSWGRNQITLEKMDLIGQVSQKHGFKPLQLEA, from the coding sequence ATGTTTGGTTTAATCGGTCATCTTACAAGTCTTGAACACGCCCAGTCCGTTGCTAGGGAGTTAGGTTATCCAGAATATGCTGATCAAGGACTAGATTTTTGGTGCAGTGCTCCACCACAAATCGTTGACACCATTAAAGTCACTAGCACCACTGGTCAACAGATTGAAGGTCGCTATGTTGAGTCGTGTTTTCTGCCTGAAATGCTGGCAAGTCGGCGCATTAAAGCGGCTACCCGCAAGATTGTCAATGCTATGGCCCATGCACAAAAGCACGGAATCAATATCACAGCATTGGGTGGTTTCTCGTCGATTATTTTTGAGAACTTTAACCTTCAGCAAATTCAACAAGTTCGCAACATTAAGCTAGAGTTTGAACGGTTTACCACTGGCAATACGCACACGGCTTATATTATCTGTCGGCAAGTGGAGCAGGTTTCTAAACAGCTTGGAATGAACCTCTCGGATGCAACGGTTGCTATCTGTGGAGCCACAGGCGATATTGGCAGCGCTATTTGTCGTTGGCTAAATGCTCGGACTGATGTGCAAGAACTGCTGTTGATTGCCCGTAACCAAGAGCGGCTCCAGTCCCTACAACAGGAGTTGGGGCGGGGGAAGGTGATGGCCCTGGAAGAGGCATTACCCCAGGCTGACATTATTGTTTGGGTAGCTAGTATGCCCAAGGGCGTCGAAATTGATCCAACTCGTTTGAAGCAGCCCTGTTTATTGATCGATGGTGGCTATCCCAAGAATTTGGCCAAGACGGTGAAGTATCCAGGTGTTTATGTGCTAAATGGTGGCATTGTTGAGCACTCGCTTGATATTGATTGGCGCATCATGAAGATTGTTAACATGGATGTGCCGGCTCGTCAGCTTTTCGCCTGTTTTGCTGAGTCGATGCTATTGGAGTTTGAAAAGCTATACACTAATTTTTCCTGGGGACGCAATCAAATTACCCTAGAAAAGATGGATTTGATTGGGCAGGTCTCACAAAAGCATGGTTTCAAGCCGTTGCAGCTTGAAGCATAG